In one window of Schistosoma haematobium chromosome 5, whole genome shotgun sequence DNA:
- a CDS encoding hypothetical protein (EggNog:ENOG410V879~COG:H~SECRETED:SignalP(1-22)), which yields MAVKVALNCLRVLCIQSHVVHGYVGNKIAVFPLQVLGIEVDYINSVQFSNHTGYAFVKGQVLDAASMKDLYLGLKANGLNKYTHVLTGYLGSPSSLEAVADIVSDLKKENSNIKYYCDPVLGDNGKLYVPPELVQIYQEKILPLSDVILPNQFEAEILSGIRITDEKSALNCINYLHKKYQIPTVIITSTNVTLSPVMYGYGSRLKNPMKNNHNNSSDLLNQTNGSVTNNTSKYDRVRFKIPHFDYHFIGTGDLFAALTLAHLETKIENENGQQIPKYSFKDAFQSVLSTIQTVLSKTLKISEGESLNLSESARIELKIIQSLDDIRNPILGDYVEEM from the exons ATGGCAGTTAAAGTTGCACTTAATTGCTTACGGGTTCTCTGCATACAAAGTCATGTTGTCCATGGATATGTCGGCAATAAAATAGCTGTTTTTCCTTTGCAA GTCTTAGGTATAGAAGTTGACTATATTAACTCTGTACAGTTTTCAAATCACACAG GCTATGCTTTTGTCAAGGGGCAGGTGTTGGATGCTGCGAGCATGAAAGATTTATATCTTGGTTTGAAGGCGAATGGCCTCAACAAGTATACTCATGTGCTCACAG GTTACCTGGGGTCACCAAGCTCTTTAGAAGCGGTCGCAGATATTGTATCCGACCTCAAAAAAGAGAACTCaaatataaaatatt ACTGCGATCCCGTCCTAGGTGATAATGGAAAGCTT TACGTTCCACCCGAACTCGTCCAGATATACCAAGAAAAAATACTCCCTTTATCAGATGTCATTTTGCCAAACCAATTTGAAGCAGA AATACTAAGTGGTATACGAATAACGGATGAAAAGTCTGCTTTAAATTGTATCAACTACTTACATAAAAAATATCAGATTCCAACTGTAATTATTACAAGTACTAATGTAACTTTATCACCAGTAATGTATGGTTATGGAAGCCGTTTAAAGAATCCaatgaaaaataatcataataatagtagtgatTTGTTAAATCAAACGAATGGTTCAGTTACGAACAACACTTCAA AATACGATCGTGTACGTTTTAAAATTCCACATTTTGATTACCATTTTATTGGAACTGGAGATTTATTCGCTGCTTTAACATTAGCTCATTTAGAGACAAAAATTGAGAATGAAAATGGACAACAAATACCTAAATATTCCTTCAAA GATGCTTTCCAATCGGTTCTTAGTACAATCCAAACTGTTCTatcaaaaacattaaaaatatccGAAGGAG
- a CDS encoding hypothetical protein (EggNog:ENOG410V879~COG:H) — MYGYGSRLKNPMKNNHNNSSDLLNQTNGSVTNNTSKYDRVRFKIPHFDYHFIGTGDLFAALTLAHLETKIENENGQQIPKYSFKDAFQSVLSTIQTVLSKTLKISEGG, encoded by the exons ATGTATGGTTATGGAAGCCGTTTAAAGAATCCaatgaaaaataatcataataatagtagtgatTTGTTAAATCAAACGAATGGTTCAGTTACGAACAACACTTCAA AATACGATCGTGTACGTTTTAAAATTCCACATTTTGATTACCATTTTATTGGAACTGGAGATTTATTCGCTGCTTTAACATTAGCTCATTTAGAGACAAAAATTGAGAATGAAAATGGACAACAAATACCTAAATATTCCTTCAAA GATGCTTTCCAATCGGTTCTTAGTACAATCCAAACTGTTCTatcaaaaacattaaaaatatccGAAGGAGGTTAG